ACCCTTTTTTCTTCCAAACATCGTATGGGTTCCACCGCTCCCAAAAGCTCCTCCGAGCTCTGAGGCTTTGGACATCTGGAATAGGACCATGATAACCAGAGCCACACTTATTACAACGTGTAGGACTACGAGCAGATATGATAACACTACCATGA
This genomic interval from Kosmotoga pacifica contains the following:
- the secG gene encoding preprotein translocase subunit SecG; protein product: MVVLSYLLVVLHVVISVALVIMVLFQMSKASELGGAFGSGGTHTMFGRKKGLDTPGKITVWLSVAFMVNSVLLAYIISRAFPLS